The Patescibacteria group bacterium genome includes a window with the following:
- the uvrB gene encoding excinuclease ABC subunit UvrB, protein MSKKLFQLKSKYSPAGDQPQAIEKITKGLKQGQDFQTLMGITGSGKTFTMANVIARQDRPVLVMAPNKALAAQLYREYKNYFPHNSVNFFVSYYDYYQPEAYLPNTDTYIEKEAMINQEIDRLRHQATSALLSRQDVIIVASVSCIYNLGVPVSYLESALHLAIGQPLVRADFIRQLVRMHFERSSGELKRGLFRVRGEVFEIMAASENIIYRLELGDQQVKEIHLIDPLTRKIVEELKDIVIFPPKHFVSTEPQIDAAIKDIKIELKDRLKYFNKKNLYLEAERLERRTRYDMEMLKTVGYCHGIENYSRHLAGKLPGEPPDSLLAYFPLKAGKPDYLLIMDESHIGLPQVRGMYAGDRARKNTLVEFGWRLPSALDNRPLKFDEFLKRIGQTVFTSATPGDWEIKHSKQLIEQVIRPTGLVDPPVEIRPVFDKNKNYSQIDDVIAESIKITAKGERSIINTLTKKQAEDLNTFLVQQGIKSNYLHSDIKTVARTEILTAFRRGEFDVLIGVNLLREGLDLPEVSFVAILDADREGFLRSETSLIQTMGRAARNVSGKVILYADNITGSIKRAVSEVERRRIKQLAYNKKHGIIAETVRKDIEEFLDFKSAD, encoded by the coding sequence ATGTCCAAAAAATTATTTCAACTAAAATCCAAGTATTCTCCGGCGGGGGACCAACCGCAGGCGATTGAAAAAATCACTAAAGGCCTGAAGCAGGGGCAGGATTTTCAAACGCTCATGGGTATAACCGGTTCGGGTAAGACTTTTACTATGGCTAATGTGATTGCCCGGCAGGATAGGCCTGTTTTGGTTATGGCTCCCAATAAGGCCTTGGCGGCTCAGCTTTATCGCGAGTACAAAAATTACTTTCCGCATAACTCGGTGAATTTTTTCGTGTCTTATTACGATTATTATCAGCCGGAGGCGTATTTGCCCAATACTGATACTTATATTGAAAAGGAAGCGATGATTAATCAGGAGATTGATCGGTTGCGCCATCAGGCTACCTCGGCCTTGCTGTCGCGGCAAGATGTGATTATTGTGGCCTCAGTTTCTTGTATTTATAATTTGGGCGTGCCCGTCAGTTATCTGGAGTCGGCTTTGCATTTGGCTATCGGTCAGCCCTTAGTGCGCGCTGATTTTATTCGTCAGTTGGTGCGCATGCATTTTGAGCGTAGCTCAGGAGAATTAAAGCGCGGACTGTTCCGTGTTAGGGGTGAGGTGTTTGAAATTATGGCCGCCTCGGAAAACATTATTTATCGCTTAGAGTTGGGCGATCAACAAGTCAAGGAAATCCATTTAATTGATCCTTTAACGCGCAAGATCGTTGAGGAGCTCAAGGATATCGTGATTTTTCCGCCTAAGCATTTCGTGTCTACCGAGCCCCAGATAGACGCGGCTATTAAGGATATTAAGATAGAACTTAAGGATCGTTTGAAATATTTCAATAAGAAGAATTTATATTTGGAAGCGGAACGATTGGAGCGCCGTACCCGTTACGATATGGAGATGTTAAAAACCGTGGGTTATTGCCATGGTATTGAAAATTATTCCCGCCATCTGGCCGGCAAGTTACCGGGTGAACCGCCGGATAGCTTGTTGGCCTATTTCCCACTTAAGGCTGGCAAACCCGATTACTTGTTAATTATGGATGAATCGCATATCGGTTTGCCTCAGGTTAGGGGAATGTATGCGGGTGATCGAGCCAGAAAGAATACCTTGGTGGAATTCGGCTGGCGCTTGCCCTCGGCCTTGGATAATCGGCCATTGAAGTTTGACGAGTTTTTGAAGCGTATCGGCCAGACGGTGTTTACTTCGGCTACGCCGGGTGATTGGGAAATCAAACATTCTAAGCAATTAATTGAGCAGGTTATTCGTCCAACCGGACTAGTTGATCCGCCGGTTGAAATCCGACCAGTGTTTGATAAGAATAAAAATTATAGCCAAATTGATGATGTTATTGCTGAGTCAATCAAGATTACAGCTAAGGGCGAGAGAAGCATCATCAATACTTTAACTAAGAAACAAGCTGAAGACCTGAACACTTTTCTTGTTCAGCAGGGGATTAAGTCTAATTATTTGCACAGTGATATTAAGACCGTAGCGCGTACGGAGATTCTGACCGCTTTTCGCCGAGGGGAATTTGACGTTTTAATCGGGGTTAATCTGTTGCGCGAAGGGCTGGATTTGCCGGAAGTGTCTTTTGTAGCCATTTTGGATGCTGATCGCGAGGGTTTCCTGAGATCGGAAACATCATTAATTCAGACTATGGGGCGTGCCGCCAGGAACGTCTCCGGCAAAGTTATTCTCTATGCTGATAACATTACCGGTTCCATCAAACGAGCAGTGAGTGAAGTGGAACGCCGCCGCATCAAGCAACTGGCATACAATAAAAAACACGGTATCATTGCTGAAACCGTGCGAAAGGACATTGAGGAGTTTTTGGATTTTAAGTCGGCGGATTAG
- a CDS encoding tRNA-dihydrouridine synthase — translation MLSTKNKSNLWQKLARTGRPILALAPMAGVTDSAFRQICRQCGADVAYTEMVSADGLYYDSKKTLAMLKFSKQEKPVVIQLFGKYPERFTKAAQVVQAAGFDGIDINFGCPAKKVAGHGGGVTLMRDLDKCRQIVENVLAGTTLPVSVKLRSSIKKDGGEVTARDFLQVMKDLPLSAVMIHGRPYENPFAAEIDYEMIKECVQFFKRQNRQGVVLGNGGINTPQDAKEMIESTGVDGVGLARGLYGRPWLFKQIKQYLKTGKYSELNIKQVDKIILQHAQSAFKTKDRQGIVELRKHLAWYVSGRVGAKELRAKLVRVEDLKQLKQILK, via the coding sequence ATGTTGTCAACTAAAAATAAAAGTAATCTTTGGCAAAAGCTGGCGCGAACAGGCCGGCCGATTTTGGCTTTGGCACCGATGGCGGGCGTGACTGATTCGGCTTTCCGGCAGATTTGTCGCCAATGCGGGGCAGACGTGGCTTATACAGAAATGGTTTCGGCCGATGGTCTGTATTATGATTCCAAAAAAACTCTGGCCATGCTTAAATTTTCTAAGCAGGAGAAACCGGTGGTTATACAATTATTCGGCAAATATCCGGAAAGATTTACTAAGGCGGCTCAAGTAGTCCAAGCCGCCGGTTTTGACGGAATTGATATCAACTTCGGCTGTCCGGCCAAGAAGGTTGCCGGCCATGGCGGCGGGGTGACTTTGATGCGCGACCTGGATAAATGCCGGCAGATTGTGGAAAATGTTTTGGCTGGTACTACATTGCCCGTGTCGGTAAAGTTAAGGTCGTCTATTAAAAAAGATGGCGGGGAAGTGACGGCCAGGGACTTTTTGCAAGTCATGAAGGATTTGCCTCTGTCAGCAGTAATGATTCATGGCCGGCCGTATGAGAACCCTTTTGCCGCCGAGATAGATTATGAGATGATTAAAGAATGTGTTCAGTTTTTTAAGAGGCAAAATCGCCAAGGCGTCGTTTTGGGTAATGGCGGGATTAATACTCCCCAAGATGCCAAAGAGATGATAGAGTCAACCGGTGTAGATGGCGTGGGTTTGGCGCGGGGTCTGTACGGCCGACCCTGGCTGTTTAAGCAAATCAAACAATATTTAAAAACAGGAAAGTATTCGGAGCTTAATATTAAACAGGTTGACAAAATAATATTGCAACACGCTCAGTCGGCTTTTAAAACCAAAGATCGCCAAGGTATTGTAGAGCTAAGAAAACACTTGGCTTGGTATGTATCCGGACGAGTCGGAGCCAAGGAGTTGCGAGCCAAATTAGTCAGAGTGGAAGATCTAAAACAATTGAAACAAATATTAAAGTAA
- a CDS encoding magnesium transporter CorA family protein translates to MSLNINTLKSNIGTFNWTNIVDAQKEEINYLRKKFKFNELDLRDSFSKNLAQRPKFYVRNNYCFLILQFPIYNRKTRTVDAEEVDFFISDHSLITCHKNNLPPLVELFNLCLSDKFYREQYLSGNNMMLLYEIIVRLQEYCYPIMDHMSVDIQSIEKNIFDGREREMVREILLTKRNILNFRKIMEAHKGVIQKLGRSSVWYLDSSEMKTFYNDLIEHTKNIWDILSEQKEMIEALEDTNSSLISFKLNDIMRTLTVFSVIVFPLTLLAAIFGMNTIGGMPFVDNPNGFWIIIFIMIVGAICLFFYFKKKRWI, encoded by the coding sequence ATGTCATTAAACATCAACACCCTAAAATCAAATATTGGAACATTTAATTGGACCAATATAGTCGATGCTCAAAAAGAGGAAATAAACTATCTGCGCAAAAAATTCAAGTTCAATGAACTAGATCTGCGCGATTCTTTTTCCAAAAATCTCGCCCAACGGCCGAAATTTTACGTTCGGAACAATTATTGTTTCCTCATCCTGCAATTCCCGATTTATAACAGAAAAACCCGCACTGTTGACGCTGAAGAAGTGGATTTCTTCATTAGCGATCATTCTCTGATCACTTGCCACAAAAACAATTTGCCGCCCCTGGTTGAATTATTCAATCTCTGCCTCAGCGACAAATTCTACCGCGAGCAATACTTGTCCGGCAATAACATGATGCTTCTTTACGAGATTATTGTCCGTCTGCAAGAATATTGTTATCCGATTATGGATCACATGAGCGTTGACATCCAAAGTATTGAAAAAAACATCTTTGACGGCCGGGAACGGGAAATGGTACGGGAAATCTTATTGACCAAGAGGAATATTTTAAATTTCCGCAAGATTATGGAAGCGCACAAAGGCGTTATTCAGAAATTGGGCCGATCCAGCGTTTGGTATTTGGACTCAAGCGAGATGAAAACATTTTACAACGACTTGATAGAACACACCAAAAACATCTGGGACATCTTGAGCGAACAAAAAGAAATGATTGAAGCCCTCGAAGACACCAACTCCTCTTTGATTTCCTTCAAGCTCAACGATATTATGCGTACCCTGACAGTATTTTCCGTCATTGTCTTTCCTTTGACTCTCTTAGCGGCGATTTTCGGCATGAACACGATTGGCGGCATGCCTTTCGTTGATAATCCCAATGGTTTTTGGATAATAATTTTCATCATGATAGTCGGGGCTATCTGCCTCTTCTTTTACTTCAAAAAGAAACGCTGGATTTGA
- a CDS encoding type IV secretion system DNA-binding domain-containing protein — MPLDEVQNPYQFDLFLLFSSIPDAVIYAIVGVVIFLLVCFVVLLIMRAVFRSQKRYPKVFQQHIFLVTVPQRVKEEGENKKQLSEIISEIEGLYANLGGLRASKGFKAWLFGRFDHWSLEIVLGLDGLISFYIAVPEYLVEYIKQQIFSKYPYAQIEETGDYNIFNQQGFVAIGYLKLLKQNMFPILTYKQMNNVDPLVSIISVLSKFGDQQTAAIQLVMRSAVGGWRNKGVKVASEMQQGKDIKKALAAANPGLFSGLSNIFGAPSDWFFASKPKDLSKTSEQYRLSPMEEQAVKAIEEKASKAGLDVNIRVVAFAPLESQANENLRRLIDSFAQYSSYQYANGFKGVVKGDGKQLIHDFIYRSFDDKAGMVLNTEEMTSLWHLPLPNTEVPRINWLMARRLPPPLNIPTEGVIVGENVYRGQKTVIKMKDADRRRHMYIIGMTGTGKSTTMATMAVQDIRDGKGVCVIDPHGELVENILKGIPKERVEDVILFDPSDMERPIGLNMLEASSSYEMDMAAQEMINIFYKLLPDPAMAGPMFEHYMRNALLALMADREDPGTLVELARIFTDDTFRKKKLEHVTDILVKDFWEREYAMSQKGSTGADMLSYVISKTGRFVENELMRNIIGQSHSGINFREAMDSGKILLLNLCKGKIGETNSSLLGLIAVAKLQMAALSRADMPEDQRQDFFLYIDEFQNFITDSISIILSEARKYKLNLCLGHQFISQLVQNNDTRVRDAVFGNVGNLLVYRIGVDDSEIIAKQLSPVVNEYDVMNIEKYNAYFRIMIDNTAMPAFNIKCYQPSDVVQINPEIVTPLKELSRLKYGRDHQSVVRDIMERSQIGRLGGAKKESPGEFGF; from the coding sequence ATGCCCTTAGATGAAGTACAGAATCCTTATCAATTTGATTTGTTTTTGTTATTTTCCAGCATACCCGACGCGGTAATTTATGCGATTGTCGGTGTTGTTATTTTTCTGTTGGTTTGTTTTGTCGTCCTATTGATTATGCGTGCCGTTTTTAGATCCCAGAAGCGTTATCCCAAAGTTTTTCAACAGCATATTTTTTTGGTAACGGTGCCGCAGCGAGTTAAGGAAGAAGGGGAGAATAAAAAGCAGTTGTCGGAAATAATCTCGGAAATTGAAGGGTTATACGCCAATTTGGGCGGACTTAGGGCATCCAAGGGTTTTAAGGCTTGGCTGTTCGGTCGTTTTGATCACTGGTCGTTGGAAATTGTTTTGGGTCTGGACGGCTTGATTTCTTTTTATATCGCTGTTCCCGAATACTTAGTGGAGTATATTAAACAACAGATTTTTTCCAAGTATCCTTACGCGCAGATTGAAGAGACCGGCGATTATAACATTTTTAATCAGCAGGGTTTTGTCGCCATCGGTTATCTTAAACTGCTTAAGCAGAACATGTTTCCGATTCTGACCTATAAGCAGATGAATAATGTTGACCCGCTCGTGTCCATCATCAGTGTTTTATCTAAATTCGGCGATCAGCAGACCGCGGCTATTCAGTTGGTGATGCGTTCGGCTGTCGGCGGTTGGCGCAATAAGGGCGTTAAGGTGGCTTCAGAAATGCAACAAGGTAAAGATATCAAAAAGGCCTTGGCCGCGGCCAATCCCGGACTTTTTTCCGGTTTGAGTAATATTTTTGGTGCGCCTTCTGATTGGTTTTTTGCTTCTAAGCCCAAAGATTTGAGCAAGACCTCAGAACAATACCGTTTGTCGCCTATGGAGGAGCAGGCGGTTAAAGCGATTGAGGAAAAAGCTTCCAAGGCCGGTTTGGATGTCAATATTCGCGTCGTGGCTTTTGCGCCGCTGGAGTCTCAAGCCAATGAAAATCTCAGGCGTTTGATTGACTCCTTCGCGCAGTATTCCAGTTATCAATATGCCAACGGCTTTAAAGGAGTGGTTAAAGGCGACGGCAAACAACTGATTCATGATTTTATCTATCGCAGTTTTGATGATAAGGCTGGCATGGTATTAAACACCGAAGAAATGACTTCGTTATGGCACCTGCCCCTGCCTAATACCGAGGTGCCGAGAATTAATTGGTTGATGGCTCGGCGCCTGCCCCCACCTTTGAATATTCCGACCGAAGGCGTAATAGTAGGCGAGAATGTTTATCGTGGCCAAAAAACAGTCATTAAAATGAAAGACGCAGATCGCCGTCGCCATATGTATATCATTGGTATGACCGGTACCGGTAAATCCACGACCATGGCCACCATGGCGGTGCAAGATATCCGTGACGGCAAAGGCGTCTGCGTAATTGATCCGCATGGCGAATTGGTGGAAAACATTCTGAAAGGCATTCCCAAAGAGCGCGTGGAAGACGTGATTCTGTTTGATCCTTCTGATATGGAACGGCCGATTGGCCTGAATATGCTGGAGGCCAGCAGTTCTTACGAGATGGATATGGCGGCGCAAGAAATGATCAATATCTTTTATAAGTTATTGCCCGATCCGGCGATGGCCGGCCCGATGTTTGAGCATTATATGAGAAACGCGCTGTTAGCCCTGATGGCCGACCGCGAAGATCCGGGAACCTTAGTAGAATTGGCCCGTATTTTTACTGACGATACTTTCCGCAAGAAAAAATTAGAGCACGTAACCGACATTTTGGTAAAAGATTTTTGGGAGCGAGAATACGCCATGTCCCAGAAGGGCTCTACGGGCGCCGATATGCTGTCCTATGTCATTTCCAAAACCGGCCGATTTGTGGAAAATGAGCTGATGCGCAACATTATCGGCCAGTCTCATTCAGGCATTAATTTTCGCGAAGCCATGGATTCGGGCAAGATCTTATTGTTGAATCTATGCAAAGGCAAGATAGGCGAGACTAATAGCAGTTTGCTGGGCCTAATCGCCGTCGCTAAGTTGCAGATGGCGGCTTTGTCCCGCGCCGATATGCCGGAAGATCAGCGCCAGGATTTTTTCTTGTATATTGATGAATTTCAGAATTTTATTACCGATTCCATTTCCATCATTTTGTCCGAAGCCAGGAAATACAAACTTAATCTTTGTCTGGGCCATCAATTCATTTCGCAGTTGGTGCAAAACAATGATACGCGCGTGCGTGATGCAGTTTTTGGCAATGTGGGCAATCTATTGGTTTATCGTATCGGCGTGGATGATTCGGAGATTATCGCCAAACAATTATCGCCGGTGGTCAATGAATATGACGTGATGAATATTGAAAAATACAACGCTTACTTCCGTATTATGATTGATAATACGGCTATGCCGGCCTTTAATATAAAGTGTTATCAACCATCTGACGTGGTTCAGATCAATCCTGAGATTGTTACACCGCTTAAGGAATTATCCCGCCTCAAATACGGTCGCGACCATCAATCGGTGGTGCGGGATATTATGGAGCGCAGTCAGATCGGCCGGCTGGGCGGAGCCAAAAAAGAAAGCCCGGGCGAATTCGGGTTTTAA
- the dnaX gene encoding DNA polymerase III subunit gamma/tau, with amino-acid sequence MSSALYRKYRPQTFAQMIGQNHIKITLQHQLERGESAHAYLFCGPRGLGKTTSARLFAKSINCENRTAGDSEPCNTCSSCLDIMAGRSVDIIEIDAASNTGVDNVRENIIENSRFTPVKSKYKVFIIDEAHMLSNASFNALLKIMEEPPAHVLFILCTTEIHKLPLTIISRCQRFDFKKVTAEQLLKRLQLIVEGENKKVDDEVLKRVVVVSEGCVRDAESLLAKILSLGDDITLEQAEIVLPRSDFQIILVFVEYLAEKNAAAAVEHINRLMEEGVDLSVFTENLLEFLRQMMLVKVNGRLAVFGLEFNDDLAESIKDLADKFNFAEIVEMVEIFSDKAKEIKQAPIMQFPLEIAVIRLVERVSGVKPDKTVFAAVSAPVTAVVSPAGKLNDSVPVATIKKDTPITDNKIETATAPAVSQPVASQPTIAATASQPTLDQNVSLADIAANWGQLVNRLIKTNFSLGSLLRISQPLSCDRGVLQVAVTSLFYKNRLETQDNQKIVEDTLLEVAGINIRVKGVVSQTVVPLEVAIDYGEDLAVPPNDFSPPPAESVPGVVPVVPSIKLDPTEDVLGML; translated from the coding sequence ATGAGCAGCGCTTTATACCGTAAATACCGACCGCAGACTTTTGCGCAAATGATCGGCCAGAATCATATCAAGATTACCCTTCAACATCAACTGGAAAGGGGAGAATCGGCTCACGCTTATTTATTTTGCGGTCCGCGCGGTTTGGGTAAAACTACTAGCGCCAGATTATTCGCCAAATCCATCAATTGCGAAAATCGTACGGCCGGTGACAGCGAGCCCTGCAACACTTGTTCGTCCTGTTTGGATATTATGGCCGGCCGATCGGTGGATATTATTGAGATTGACGCCGCCAGTAATACCGGCGTGGATAATGTGCGGGAGAATATTATTGAGAATTCCCGTTTTACGCCGGTCAAAAGTAAGTACAAAGTGTTTATTATTGACGAGGCGCACATGTTATCCAACGCCTCGTTCAATGCTCTGCTTAAGATTATGGAAGAGCCGCCGGCGCATGTGCTGTTTATCCTATGCACTACGGAAATCCATAAGTTACCTCTGACTATTATTTCCCGTTGCCAGCGTTTTGATTTTAAGAAAGTAACAGCTGAACAGCTCCTAAAACGTTTACAGTTGATCGTTGAGGGTGAGAATAAGAAAGTAGACGATGAAGTACTTAAGCGAGTGGTAGTGGTTTCTGAAGGATGCGTGCGTGATGCGGAAAGCTTATTGGCTAAGATTTTGTCTTTGGGCGATGATATCACCTTGGAACAAGCGGAAATCGTCTTGCCACGTAGCGACTTTCAGATTATTTTGGTTTTTGTGGAGTATCTGGCGGAAAAAAACGCCGCCGCCGCCGTAGAGCATATTAATCGTTTAATGGAGGAAGGGGTTGATTTGTCGGTATTTACGGAAAATTTGTTGGAATTTTTAAGACAAATGATGCTGGTCAAGGTTAACGGTCGTTTAGCTGTTTTTGGCTTGGAATTCAATGATGATTTGGCGGAAAGCATTAAAGACTTGGCTGATAAGTTTAATTTTGCTGAAATCGTAGAGATGGTAGAAATTTTTTCTGACAAGGCCAAGGAAATAAAGCAAGCGCCAATAATGCAATTTCCTTTGGAGATCGCTGTTATTAGATTAGTGGAACGCGTTTCCGGCGTTAAGCCTGATAAAACTGTTTTTGCCGCCGTTTCGGCACCTGTGACCGCAGTCGTTTCTCCGGCTGGCAAGTTGAACGATTCAGTTCCAGTTGCCACCATAAAAAAAGATACACCGATTACTGATAATAAAATCGAAACAGCAACAGCTCCGGCTGTTAGCCAGCCAGTCGCCAGCCAGCCGACCATTGCCGCTACAGCCAGCCAGCCGACCTTAGATCAAAACGTGTCTTTGGCGGATATCGCTGCCAATTGGGGCCAGCTTGTTAATCGTTTAATTAAAACTAATTTTTCCTTGGGCTCTCTTTTGCGGATCAGCCAACCGTTATCTTGCGACAGGGGAGTATTGCAGGTCGCTGTTACCAGTCTGTTCTATAAGAATCGCCTGGAAACTCAAGATAACCAGAAAATAGTAGAAGATACTCTGTTGGAAGTAGCGGGAATCAATATCAGAGTCAAGGGAGTGGTGTCGCAAACCGTGGTGCCGTTGGAAGTAGCGATTGATTATGGTGAGGATTTGGCCGTGCCGCCTAACGATTTTTCACCGCCGCCGGCTGAATCGGTGCCCGGGGTTGTTCCGGTTGTCCCGTCGATCAAGCTTGATCCGACAGAGGATGTCTTGGGTATGTTGTAA
- a CDS encoding sugar transferase — protein MKRSEIIISAGLVPIDYLMVVLAGIASYYFRFWEPISAYRPVVFNLPFSYFLSWLWLMAVVWIVTFVLAGLYNMRGTSRAVDEVSKIILASTAAVAILMFLFFFSRSLFDSRFIILAAWFFSIISVMFGRGLMRFLQRRLYGWGVGIHRVIIIGEGNAADEVVREFTANPRAGYRVADQFKNFDAVTEKELLELKAADKFDEILVARADLSTEISEKLHDFSYVNHVELKYIADIFDFPINNFVIDNIAGLPVVELKKTKLDGWGRIGKRLFDLVGSALLIILLSPILVIITLAVKLSSVGPLFFTYKRIGEYGKPFTYFKFRTMIKDAHKFRFDEEFIKTQENVRAGTPMMKFKNDPRITPVGKFLRRYSLDELPELFIVFAGKMSLVGPRPHEVEEVEKYESYHKRVLSIKPGMTGMSQVAGRSDLDFDEEVRLDVWYMENWSMKLDLMVMFKTPFAVVRKRQAE, from the coding sequence ATGAAACGATCAGAAATCATTATTTCCGCCGGCTTAGTGCCCATTGATTATTTAATGGTGGTTTTAGCCGGTATTGCCAGCTATTATTTCCGTTTCTGGGAGCCGATCAGCGCTTATCGCCCGGTAGTTTTTAATTTGCCGTTTTCGTATTTTTTGAGCTGGCTTTGGTTGATGGCCGTAGTCTGGATTGTCACTTTCGTTTTAGCCGGATTATATAATATGCGTGGCACTTCGCGGGCGGTTGATGAAGTTTCCAAGATTATTCTGGCTTCTACGGCGGCCGTAGCCATCTTGATGTTTTTATTTTTCTTTTCCCGCTCCTTGTTTGATTCCCGTTTTATTATTCTGGCTGCTTGGTTCTTCTCTATTATTTCAGTAATGTTCGGCCGTGGCCTGATGCGTTTCCTTCAGCGTCGCTTGTATGGCTGGGGCGTGGGCATTCATCGGGTGATTATTATCGGTGAAGGCAATGCGGCTGATGAAGTGGTTCGGGAATTTACGGCTAACCCGCGCGCCGGTTATCGCGTTGCTGACCAATTTAAGAATTTTGATGCGGTTACGGAAAAAGAACTGCTGGAGTTGAAAGCGGCGGACAAATTTGACGAGATTTTGGTGGCGCGTGCTGATTTATCGACGGAAATCTCGGAGAAGCTCCATGACTTTTCCTATGTCAATCATGTGGAGCTTAAGTATATTGCGGATATTTTTGATTTTCCCATTAATAATTTTGTCATTGATAATATCGCCGGTCTACCGGTAGTGGAATTGAAGAAAACCAAGTTGGACGGTTGGGGCCGGATCGGTAAGCGTTTGTTTGATTTGGTTGGTTCGGCTTTGTTGATAATCCTGCTATCGCCGATTTTGGTTATCATTACTTTAGCGGTCAAATTAAGTTCGGTTGGGCCATTGTTTTTCACTTACAAACGCATCGGTGAGTACGGCAAGCCTTTTACCTATTTCAAGTTCCGCACCATGATCAAAGACGCGCATAAATTTCGTTTTGATGAGGAATTCATAAAAACGCAAGAAAATGTCCGCGCCGGCACGCCCATGATGAAATTCAAGAATGACCCGCGCATCACGCCGGTCGGAAAATTTCTGCGGCGTTATTCATTGGATGAGTTGCCGGAGCTATTTATTGTCTTCGCCGGCAAAATGTCTTTAGTCGGTCCCAGGCCTCATGAAGTTGAGGAAGTGGAAAAATATGAAAGTTATCATAAGCGCGTTTTGTCCATCAAGCCGGGCATGACCGGCATGTCTCAAGTCGCCGGACGCAGCGATTTGGATTTTGACGAGGAAGTTCGTTTGGATGTGTGGTATATGGAGAACTGGTCCATGAAACTGGATTTAATGGTTATGTTTAAGACGCCTTTTGCCGTAGTGCGTAAGCGGCAGGCGGAGTAA